TCTTTCGATCATTTAACACGCATAACTACACAATCTAACAAATTGTTATTGGATATCCATGCGAAGTGGCTAATGCAGAGTTGCAGCTGTAGCAACAtgcatgaaaaacataaatgcttacatatatgaacaaaaataatacaaatcGAAAACGGTTTACCTGATCAATTGTTCGGATGTCAGGAGAAAGTCCACCATGGACACACAGCACCTGGGATGACAATCCATATAAAACATATTTACTATCCAAAAGCACGCAATCAAAGTTACAAATATGCATATGCACAGAGATAGAGATAAGAGATATATGCAtactaacacacacacacatatatacatagatGAGAGGGAGAGAAGGTTACAGTTCCATCTATAATTGCCGACAGCGTCAAATAGTCGAAAACATCTGTACAATACCGCCAGGCATTAGCATTTCCATACTTCCTCTGGCATTCGTCATAAAAGCCATATACCTAAcagggataaaaaaaaaatttaattgatcAAGATTGGTCCTACCAACAATGCCAGTAACACAAATTCATGCACAGACAGTTAaataaagggaactttaacaaaaagctcccggtactgttcactttaacgaaaaaccatatttttacactaaaaagtcaatcctggtactattcactttaccctttattttgtccttgtctttaaaactcaagttttcaagcctttttcattagttttcctttaaataaaTGCTGCTAGGGCAGTAACCTCCTAATGAGGTCCATCTACTGAACATTAGGatctaaattatatatatgcccCTGGACCTTCAACCTATCCTGGGAATAAGAAATATGGCAACAATAATATCTGGGATTTCTTACTCGGATTCATGTAATTCATGTATCAACTCAACCTTTTGCACGCAACTCTAGCAATTCACTCCATTATATTAGGCCTCCATTACATGCCAAACCAACAAGTCCATTACATTGCACTATTTGAGTATCGTAGGCACCAAGAGTACGCTAAAGTACCTCTGAATACACTAACTGTAATTTCATTCCAGCCACCAAAAGCTTTAACACAATAATATTCAAAAGAACAACATGTATGCAAAGAAAAACAACATTGAAACCCTTCTCCCAATTTCAGTATCTAACAAAATTCTAGAGGGTATCGTCAATAATTGTCTGTTCCAAAACACTATACAATCTATATAATATCATACCTGGGTAAGTTGCCTGCTTTCATGATTACCACGCAAAAGGGTAATATTAGCTGGATATCTATAGCCACAAGTAAAAGAAGAGAACATTAGCTACgagaagaaaaacataaatatctCATAAATATTGAGATTGTCAacaagagaaggaaaaaattaAAGCAATCTAGCATTCAATTCATCGTCTCCTGATGTACATAATAATTAAAGCTGCCTAATTTTTATAGGAACAAAAAACATTAAAGGAGATCCATTCCAAGGCTCTTAAGAGAACAAAACTCTAAAAAGCAATGGACAAGATGTCACCCGACCAAAAATCTAGaaagctccaaaatgcaccaagaACCTAAAAAACATAAGCAAAGGAACAGGAGCCACCAATAAACAGATGCATTCcgatttaaaacataaaaaaagtaCCCTGAAAGAAAAGCCATCCCCAGACTCTTAAGAGATCAAATCCCATACAGATGTTTAGAAGCAAACCCTCTCCCCCAACTAATCCACCTCCTCACCATCACATTGTCAAACATCCTTCTATTCCTCTCCctcaaaattaccaaaaaaatagcCATCCCTGCACATCTTCCCAGACCCATACCCTTCTTCCTCCACCAAAAAAAGCAATGATGATAACccgagagagagaaaagagagaggagagagaggagagcgaggagagaggagagagtagaaagtagagaagagagagaaagaaaaaggaagaacgCATACAGCAATTTAGCCTTTCATTACCAAACAGACCAACGTTGGGTACCTTGGTGTAATGCGCTCAACTGTAAGCTATGAAATATGTGAAATATGTGTGCATCTATCTATAGTTATATACTATGATGCACGGACACTTCTGTTTGGTTGCATATCCAGTATCCAATATTTGATCTTGATCGGAGATAATACTTGCCCGATACTCTCAGATACTTGTCGGATATGTTTCATGGTCAATGGACACGGCTTTGACTTGATGGATATGCGTATCCCACATTTGGGATACACGTATCCGGCTTTTAGGATAGATTTACACTTTCAAAAAAGATAATGAGGAGGAGAAAATTAATAGGAGACATCTATAATTGAAAGTTGATGAATACAAAGAGCTTCCCTCTAATTAAAACCATGAATACGACTCTCACACTTCTTCTACAGTATATAAAGAGGATTAGATTTCCAACTTTTTTTCTCCAACAACTCAAATGAACTTGaatttgaatgatgaattatgttttaatttgtataattttcttgctacatatatatatttatttgccGTATCCATAGCatatcatattttaatttttagatatTTCTCATATCTCTGTGTCGTGTCGTATCACATCGCTGTATATGTATCCATGCTTCATAGGTTATATATTATACTCTTCACCAATTTATAACATAAAATGCCATAACTGATAGCTTCCAAAACTCTTTCTTATTACTGAAATTATCCATTTAGTACTGACCCAAATGATAACTAAACCATAGAAGACATATCATAGGGCTGGAATACACATCAAAGGCATAAGGATATGGTGCACAAGTACCAAAACACTAAAGTAGTGTGCATGACTTAAAGTAATCATTTGAAAAGTAATGACCTCATTATTACAACACATTCTTCCAACAAAAGTCTAAAAAATTTGTACCTCGCCTTAAGAAGCAAAAGGATAGTGAAAACTTCAAGGCTATTGTAACCTCGATCAACAAAATCACCCTGCCAACAAACCAGGAATAAATTAGCACCCCTAGAAGACACCCAAACAATGTATTAAAGATGACGTTCAGAgattttatcaaatttaataacaaaaaaatacaaataataccATAAATATGTAATTTGTCTCCGGTACATGGCCTCCAGTCTGGAAAAGTTTCATTAGGTCGTGGAATTGGCCATGAATATCACCACAAACTGTGACCGGACTGTTTACAGGTTGCACATTGGACTCCTCAATAAGAATCTCTTTTACCTGTGATATAAAAATgaccaacaacaacaatgaaaattataaatctCCTCTAGATAATAAAACCTGAAACTACCACTCATGggactatttatatttattcataAGCAGATCACCATCACCAAATGAAAACATAGACAATTAGAAAAGACCAAAGTCAACAATCTACACAGCCACAGGAATGTTTCTACATtgcactttgaagaataaaacTGATCCAAACATTTTCAATAACTAGCTTTAACGTGTGAGTGCAAATATTACTGTATGATCCCGTTATAAGTTACCTCCCTCTCAGGACATTCGTGTGGGACCCACTGTTATATGGTGAGACTCACATGATATGAGAGGGAAGTCAGAATTGACAGGCACAAGTGTACGAGCTGCAGATGTTTATGCATGAGACATTCATATCATCAAAACCAgcacaaaattttgaaaaacttacTATACTGAGCAAATCACAAAGTAACACTAGACGTCCAAACTAGGTATTTCAGGTGCAGGATTTCGGTAGCCAAAAGCAGTTATCTTTGCCAATCAAGTAATGGACGTGTAATGAAAAAAAGATTGTTGTAAACTATGGTGAGCACGACTAAGAGTGTTGAATAACGATCACTATTGTGTAATGAACTGAACCGTAACATACTCACTCTGATAAGCATGGAAAAACCTAGACATATGCAGGTAGGGACTAGGGAGGggaaaatcaaaaacaaaagaaagatgattttttttctctactTTTAAACAAAGGGGGTatgtattgaaatttgaatcttGAAGCCCATCCGTCTATTAGCTACTCAGGCTCACCAGTTAGTCAAAGGTCGCTTGTGAACAAAAATTGAGTGAACAAGTTACATTCAATGGTCGAATTTTTAAGGAAACAATATAGAAATCGGATTCCCAAATTGATCGAGAAATCAAACGGATTAGACAAGGCGATTACAAAAACCAATTTGAATTTAACAGCGACCGACCAACTCAGATATGCGTAAAAACCCTAGATGTAGAATTGTAGATagaggaaagaaagagatagagaCTAGAGAGAGAAATACGGACGTATTCGCATAGGAGTTGAAGCTCGTCCTCCAAGAGATGCTGTCCTTCCTTCACCTTTGAGATCCACTGGTCCAaatccatctcttcttcttccttgtccTCTCTGTTTAGGGTTTCAGCAACAAACCCAAATGAGAGACGAAACCTACGAAATTACACGAGCTGCGCCTGCGTGAGTTGCCAAATATGCATTTACCAAATAAACGGATGGATCTGtccttttttaaataaataaataattaattaattaattattccaTTGTTTCGTTGAAAAAGGCCTAAGACCATGCTaatctaaaacttaaaaatatttagcttAGAAACAATTTTTCTGCTCAAATTTTTCTGGTCTAAAATTTTAGTTTGAGATTATCAAATAATGAATTAaggctaatttttttaattaacttttttaaaaagaatgtagactatcctaaattaataatatgaacattttaacataaaaatatttaaattttgaaaaatctctAAATCAATAcataaaaatcatgataaaccacataaacttaatacaaacgacatttaataaaccacataaacttaataatgatatccaccatcttgacttggtgatggacttgggtgatagtcttgagatgaatcattatcttgaaatatactcgtTCATAAAATGTCTGTTTGCGTATCACGTAAGTATTTCTTTCTCTCTGAGGTGTATTTGTCGAGATCCTCCATCATCAAATTAACTTCAAACCCTTCTTACTCcctatccccttcttccttcatggTTAAACGCATTTGGGCCGATTCTTTTTGCCGAGAGATATGATTTTCGTTCAATCTTACCATTTCGATAGCAAATTGTGCACATatcggatcttgggacttcccttttctctttgtttccttttgcttatctctacctGGAGGCCTTGCgaaagaagaagttggggtcatttgttcgacaccttcattgtcAGCAAAACTCACACCTTCATTAACATCATTTAGGGGTGGGGCTTcactatgaaataatcttccatATTGTTGGTTtgcatcggttccccacctcggacaatccttgaggatgttccaagcatgatgcaatttaatagcttgattttttggtgtagttcttgtcttgtaaattgttattgctttgtcaccctatgcaacaaatacataaaaacaattagttgcaaaatattattatgtacatgacaactaaaatatcaacaaagaagCTCACAATTTATGAGGCGCCCTttccactaggcatgtcaaccgtggctctctccaagcttcccttccacaaagtgcacgcttggttaataatcttccaccgatcataaacaccaccaacttcccttcgaccagcgttggagttttcatggaacttatcaacgattttaccccacaaaacctttttattttgattcgtgCCGATGGCACCATTTTCGCTAATAAAAATtcatgccaaacataaagcaatatcttcgtcaaaggtccaattacgatCTCGaacatgctcttttgccatcttaaaaaaaatgagaagaaatggtagaaagaaaaattggaagaattgtaggagaaaagtgagttttgtgtggatgtttgaacaaagatataggtatttatagagtttttggttgaattttaagttaaataatttttttaaattattttagccgttggatttaaatttggaccgttagatcttttttcttttttttttaccgttagatttgattatattcgatctaagccgttagattcaataaatatataaatataaactaaaaataataataatttgaacatggaccgttggattaaccaacggccCATTTAATGAAGACCCTTGGATGATAAAAAGTAGCCGTTGGGCTACTTATTACTCTAATAACCGGGGGAACACCCCCAACGCGGGGATGTCACCCTTTCAATAAACCCTAGCCCATGTAGCGCATAGGCGAGTTGCATTCGGGAAGTGGGATTCACAGCCTTGGTTTCAGTTTCAGTTAGTGGGGCCCATTTTGCTTTGTGGTCTAAAATTGGGCCGAAATTTGACCCCCATTTAGGTTTGAAGTTTATTTTAGGTCATGGGTTGAAGTGGATTTGGAGGGGGGagggaaaagaaaattttaggttttagcccaccattagaGATGGTCTAAGCGAAAACctttgtaatacatatatatgggTTTTTCTATTATCACAAACACACTCATAAAAGATTTTGATATTAATTAACTTATATACCTGTAAGAGCATTTTTAATCtatatgtcaaaattttatgtagtctgttttggaaaaaaaaaaaaaaaaagttgattgtCTGATTTCAAAGGATGAGAGACTGTAGAGGaacattaaaaagaaatttcttcacttatataataatatataacgTATCGTTTCGTGTTCTTAAAAAACCTTTCAGGTATGAGATACtaaaattttacatgttttGTTATTCTTTATTTTGCTGCTAAATTTAAAGGCAACaccaatttgttttattttagtaTTGGGCTCacatatttcttttcttttttttcttcacttattaattattttattattaataaatttgacatctcagTTGGAACAATGGactttacaaaatattatttggcacatcaactataaaaatgtcaaatttcattttaatttgaCATCCCCATTTGAAATGTTCtaaagtttttaaaaatgtatatttttttatgaatgcGCTCCAACTCATAAGCACGAGGCCGTTTACCAATGTTAATGTTTTCACTCCCAACGTATTGTAaataatttggaaaaaaaaatgactaatATTCACGTACTTTATAgcgatgaaaaaaaattaagatgatGATGAGTTATTTAAGgctaaataatcaaaatagtctatgagatttgcataacacattacTTTGGTCTTCgagattaaaaatcaatagaaatggtccctaagattgtccaccatccatcattttggtcattctgttaaaaactccgttaagtgtcctgGATCTCTTCGTCGGAAGTTtgagcaattttcaaaacttcgtaactcaatcgtttcttaactaaatttgatccataatatatcaaaatgaagataggaaagtgtagaataagattatacctatttgaaaGCCCAATTGTTGCCGgagattgtgacatcccacatcgttcagggaagtgatccttatatgtatattcccatccctacctagcacgaggccttttgggagctcactggcttcggatttcgtaggaactccgaagttaagcgagaagtgctcgagagcaatcccaggatgggtgacctatcgggaagttctcgtgtgagttcccagaaacaaaaccgtgagggcgtagtcggggcccaaagcgggcaatatcgtgctacggtggtggagcgggcccgggaagtggtcccccccgggcggggatgtgacaatttggtatcagaacctaaccctggccgtggtgtgctgacgaggacgtcgggcccctaaggggggt
This Pyrus communis chromosome 6, drPyrComm1.1, whole genome shotgun sequence DNA region includes the following protein-coding sequences:
- the LOC137737099 gene encoding phytochrome-associated serine/threonine-protein phosphatase, whose protein sequence is MDLDQWISKVKEGQHLLEDELQLLCEYVKEILIEESNVQPVNSPVTVCGDIHGQFHDLMKLFQTGGHVPETNYIFMGDFVDRGYNSLEVFTILLLLKARYPANITLLRGNHESRQLTQVYGFYDECQRKYGNANAWRYCTDVFDYLTLSAIIDGTVLCVHGGLSPDIRTIDQIRVVERNCEIPHEGPFCDLMWSDPEDIETWAVSPRGAGWLFGSRVTSEFNHINNLDLVCRAHQLVQEGLKYMFQDKGLVTVWSAPNYCYRCGNVASILSFNDNMEREVKFFTETEENNQMRGPRTGVPYFL